The following coding sequences are from one Pasteurellaceae bacterium RH1A window:
- a CDS encoding DNA-3-methyladenine glycosidase, with protein MNRCTWCGTDPLYQAYHDQEWGRPEYNPIKLFEKICLEGQQAGLSWITVLKKREAYRAAFFQFDPEKIAGMTEVDLDKLMENPGLIRHRKKLQAIITNAKAYLAMQAAGQDFSQFVWGFVNHQPQINDVPHLAAVPAQTQASEALSKALKKQGFSFVGPTTCYAFMQSMGLVDDHLNDCFCKGKE; from the coding sequence ATGAACCGTTGCACTTGGTGCGGCACCGACCCACTTTATCAAGCCTACCACGATCAAGAATGGGGCAGGCCTGAATACAATCCCATCAAGCTCTTTGAAAAGATCTGCCTAGAGGGTCAGCAGGCTGGCCTGTCTTGGATTACCGTCCTTAAAAAGCGGGAAGCCTACCGAGCGGCCTTCTTCCAGTTTGATCCTGAAAAAATTGCTGGCATGACTGAGGTTGATCTGGATAAGCTCATGGAAAACCCAGGCCTGATTCGCCACCGCAAAAAGCTCCAGGCCATCATCACCAATGCCAAGGCCTATCTGGCCATGCAGGCTGCCGGCCAAGATTTCAGCCAGTTCGTTTGGGGCTTTGTTAATCATCAGCCCCAAATCAACGACGTGCCTCATTTGGCGGCTGTTCCTGCCCAAACCCAGGCTTCAGAAGCCCTTTCCAAGGCCTTGAAAAAACAGGGTTTTTCCTTTGTGGGGCCAACCACCTGCTATGCCTTTATGCAGTCTATGGGCCTGGTAGATGATCATCTCAACGACTGCTTTTGTAAGGGAAAAGAATGA